The proteins below come from a single Branchiostoma floridae strain S238N-H82 chromosome 5, Bfl_VNyyK, whole genome shotgun sequence genomic window:
- the LOC118415814 gene encoding kelch-like protein 29 → MTTANAQDLLEASCHYQFQNVREACCTFLQDNLHPANCIGMWQFAEVLACEKLQEAAKQYALQNFPDVCVENEILDLSRDHILEYLSSDKLYVTEEGTVFDTAMRWLNHDLPNRRDAVRDMLGTVRLISVHPSYLQNIVSKNALIKQCPECMQLVEHAKNHVLLQDCDSEWAGQIQMSKPRDCVGRSVLVIVGGMVKVDRKEVSTDKLIYYDPQDPKWRLLGKLPVPLLSPGVAATRNSIYITGGKAMLSRTGEEDDTVTNKASMYSLAIERWMDLADMLDARRSHGCVLLNGKVYVVGGLDQHDVVMDSAEVYDPEINQWESIMPLSRAVCAAATAACQGQLYVIGGSTMFNPIVPINLIQCFSPETGRWKYVESSLVNHIGSPAVTMDGKIYAIAGAFHNHVIVFDPDTNQVTRVANISIVRALHSAAMLDGKIYCTGGIRDVPEVADPYNSMECYDPDSNTWTAAGKLPQALFGHRCVTVFKRTKNKPRKRKKPAEKSNQAQLARNHPAHQFLQRRGTTILG, encoded by the exons ATGACTACAGCCAATGCCCAGGACCTGCTGGAGGCTTCCTGCCATTACCAGTTCCAGAATGTCCGGGAAGCCTGCTGCACCTTCCTGCAGGACAACCTGCACCCTGCCAACTGCATCGGCATGTGGCAGTTTGCAGAAGTTCTGGCATGTGAAAAGTTACAGGAGGCAGCCAAGCAGTACGCCCTGCAGAACTTTCCCGACGTTTGCGTGGAGAATGAGATTCTGGACTTGTCACGAGATCACATACTAGAATATCTGTCCAGTGATAAGTTGTACGTGACAGAGGAAGGGACGGTGTTTGACACAGCCATGCGGTGGCTGAACCACGACCTTCCCAATCGACGAGATGCCGTGAGAGATATGCTGGGTACAGTCAGGCTGATATCCGTACATCCGAGCTACCTGCAGAACATCGTGTCAAAGAACGCTCTCATCAAGCAGTGCCCTGAATGCATGCAGCTAGTGGAGCATGCAAAGAACCATGTCCTCTTGCAGGACTGTGACTCGGAATGGGCTGGTCAAATACAGATGAGCAAGCCTCGTGACTGCGTGGGAAGAAGTGTCCTGGTGATTGTTGGAGGGATGGTGAAGGTGGATCGTAAGGAAGTCAGCACTGACAAGCTGATCTACTACGACCCACAGGACCCAAAGTGGAGACTTCTGGGTAAGTTGCCTGTTCCCCTCCTCAGCCCCGGAGTAGCTGCCACCAGAAACAGCATCTACATCACAGGAGGGAAGGCAATGCTGTCAAGAACAGGAGAAGAGGACGACACTGTCACCAACAAGGCCAGCATGTACAGCCTAGCCATTGAGAGGTGGATGGACCTCGCTGACATGCTGGATGCACGACGGAGCCACGGATGTGTCCTCCTGAATGGTAAAGTCTATGTGGTCGGTGGACTGGACCAACATGATGTTGTCATGGACAGTGCCGAAGTCTACGATCCGGAGATCAACCAATGGGAAAGCATCATGCCCCTCTCCAGGGCAGTGTGTGCAGCGGCAACTGCAGCATGCCAGGGTCAGCTGTATGTTATTGGGGGCAGCACCATGTTCAACCCTATTGTTCCCATCAACCTGATCCagtgtttcagtcctgaaactGGCAG GTGGAAATATGTGGAATCTTCCTTGGTGAACCACATCGGAAGTCCTGCTGTGACCATGGATGGAAAGATCTACGCCATCGCAGGGGCATTCCACAACCACGTCATCGTCTTTGACCCCGACACTAACCAGGTGACCAGGGTGGCCAACATCAGCATCGTACGGGCGCTGCactcggccgccatgttggacggTAAGATCTACTGTACCGGCGGGATACGGGATGTGCCGGAGGTTGCTGATCCCTACAACAGCATGGAGTGTTATGATCCAGACAGCAACACATGGACTGCTGCAG GTAAACTGCCCCAGGCCTTATTTGGACACAGGTGTGTCACAGTCTTCAAGCGGACAAAGAACAAGCCGAGAAAAAGGAAGAAGCCAGCAGAGAAGTCAAATCAGGCACAACTGGCCAGAAACCATCCTGCACACCAATTCTTACAGCGCAGGGGAACAACCATCCTGGGATAG